One window of Nocardia nova SH22a genomic DNA carries:
- a CDS encoding enoyl-CoA hydratase, which produces MSYIEYEVADKIATISLNRPEAANAQNGELLEELDAAWQRAGADDDVSVIVLRANGKHFSSGHDLKDRSWPDPSKITLERIYAIESRKYLEFSLRWRNIPKPSIAAVQGKCIAGGLLLCWPCDLIVAAEDAQFSDPVVMMGIGGVEYHGHTWELGPRKAKEILFTGRPVTAQEAEQIGMVNSVVPRDELDTRTRALAERIAAMPPFGLRQAKRAVNQTLDVQGFYAAIQSVFDVHQTGHGNALSVNGYPILVNLDEMKQKLK; this is translated from the coding sequence GTGTCGTACATCGAATACGAGGTCGCCGACAAGATCGCGACCATCTCACTGAACCGTCCCGAGGCCGCCAACGCCCAGAACGGTGAACTGCTCGAAGAACTCGACGCCGCCTGGCAGCGGGCGGGCGCCGACGACGACGTCTCGGTGATCGTGTTGCGCGCCAACGGAAAACACTTCTCCTCCGGGCACGATCTCAAGGACCGGTCGTGGCCGGATCCGTCGAAGATCACTCTCGAACGCATCTACGCCATCGAGTCGAGGAAATATCTCGAATTCTCGCTGCGCTGGCGCAACATCCCCAAACCGTCCATCGCGGCGGTGCAGGGCAAATGCATCGCGGGGGGACTGCTGCTGTGCTGGCCGTGCGATCTGATCGTCGCCGCCGAGGACGCCCAGTTCTCCGATCCGGTGGTGATGATGGGCATCGGCGGGGTCGAATACCACGGGCACACCTGGGAATTGGGGCCGCGCAAGGCCAAGGAGATCCTGTTCACCGGCCGGCCGGTGACGGCACAGGAGGCCGAGCAGATCGGCATGGTCAACTCCGTCGTGCCCCGCGACGAACTCGATACCCGGACCCGGGCGCTGGCCGAGCGGATCGCTGCGATGCCGCCGTTCGGACTGCGCCAGGCCAAACGCGCGGTCAATCAGACTCTCGACGTGCAGGGCTTCTACGCGGCCATCCAGTCGGTATTCGACGTGCACCAGACCGGGCACGGCAATGCGCTCAGCGTCAACGGTTACCCGATCCTGGTGAACCTGG